In Halobacillus amylolyticus, the following proteins share a genomic window:
- a CDS encoding glycoside hydrolase family 32 protein, which produces MSNRDIELRNKAETAVEENRELVHSDQYRPNFHHMPPVGLLNDPNGLVQWNGVFHLFYQWMPFKTDHGDKFWGHYTSTDFVNWEQQPIALAPSSWFDKNGCYSGSAVVHDHTLYLFYTGNVMNEKGEREAHQCLAVSTDGIHFEKKGPVVHLPDGYTANFRDPKVWRKGHSWYMVIGAQSKDLLGKAVLFQSDNLTEWELVGNMAGAYENGLGEFGYMWECPDFFELNEQGILMVSPQGLEEKGMNYANTYQSGYFTGRLDYQQPDFNHGVFKELDRGFEFYAPQTTLDEKGRRILIGWLGVSDQYEQAHPTIRNKWVHCLTIPRELIWNGSQIVQKPLEELKEMRDSILLHSDITIENDQKGIRGIGGKSIEVNIEFENIEEQFAVELFHYAAFNYQKKNGVLTLSRPHLENKDKTEFRRVKISNELKQLRLFIDHSTLEIFVNEGEEVFTSRIFPQIEDESVLFTSLGSSTFSIEQWKLNGYTYS; this is translated from the coding sequence ATGTCTAATAGAGATATTGAATTACGCAACAAGGCAGAAACTGCCGTGGAAGAAAACAGGGAACTGGTTCATTCAGATCAGTACAGGCCTAACTTTCATCACATGCCGCCTGTCGGATTATTGAACGATCCGAATGGTCTCGTCCAATGGAACGGTGTTTTTCATCTTTTTTATCAATGGATGCCGTTTAAAACAGACCATGGGGACAAGTTCTGGGGGCACTATACATCAACAGATTTCGTGAATTGGGAGCAGCAGCCCATTGCTCTGGCACCATCCAGTTGGTTTGATAAAAACGGTTGTTATTCAGGGAGTGCAGTCGTCCATGATCACACATTGTATCTTTTTTATACAGGGAATGTGATGAATGAAAAGGGCGAGAGAGAAGCCCATCAATGTTTAGCGGTTTCAACAGATGGAATTCATTTTGAAAAAAAAGGACCAGTTGTTCATTTGCCAGACGGCTATACTGCTAATTTTCGTGACCCGAAAGTGTGGAGAAAAGGCCACAGCTGGTATATGGTGATTGGTGCGCAAAGTAAGGATCTGCTTGGAAAAGCGGTTTTGTTCCAATCTGATAACCTGACAGAGTGGGAATTGGTTGGAAATATGGCAGGCGCGTATGAGAATGGACTCGGTGAATTTGGTTACATGTGGGAATGCCCGGATTTTTTTGAATTGAATGAGCAAGGTATTTTAATGGTATCTCCCCAGGGATTAGAGGAAAAAGGAATGAACTATGCCAATACGTATCAAAGCGGTTACTTCACAGGAAGGCTGGATTATCAGCAGCCTGATTTTAATCATGGTGTGTTTAAGGAACTTGACCGCGGATTTGAATTTTATGCTCCTCAAACAACCTTAGATGAAAAAGGACGCCGTATCCTTATTGGCTGGTTAGGTGTTTCTGACCAATATGAGCAAGCACATCCCACCATCAGAAATAAGTGGGTGCATTGTTTAACGATACCAAGAGAGCTGATATGGAATGGATCTCAAATCGTGCAAAAACCTTTGGAAGAACTGAAAGAAATGAGAGACTCTATCCTCCTTCATTCCGATATAACGATTGAAAATGATCAAAAAGGGATTCGCGGTATTGGCGGAAAATCAATAGAAGTGAACATTGAGTTCGAAAATATTGAAGAACAATTTGCTGTTGAATTATTCCACTATGCTGCCTTTAACTATCAGAAAAAGAATGGTGTGCTTACACTATCAAGACCCCATTTAGAAAACAAGGACAAAACAGAATTTCGCCGAGTTAAAATTAGCAATGAGTTAAAGCAATTGCGGCTGTTTATTGATCACTCTACACTTGAGATTTTCGTTAACGAAGGTGAAGAAGTATTTACATCACGTATCTTCCCTCAGATAGAGGATGAATCCGTCTTATTCACCTCCCTAGGGTCAAGTACGTTTTCTATCGAACAATGGAAGTTAAACGGATATACTTATTCATAG
- a CDS encoding transcription repressor NadR produces MKANERRQQILTLLKEQNEPITGSSIAKEMNVTRQVIVGDVSLIKASGEPIVATSQGYVYLTTVHPESACKRTIVCRHSAEQTEEELTILVDHGVKIEDVVVEHPVYGDLTARLNISSRRDIQRFIEQVNSTNASFLLELTSGIHTHTISADHIEALDDVEKELAEKGILLES; encoded by the coding sequence ATGAAAGCAAACGAACGGAGACAACAGATCCTGACTTTATTAAAAGAGCAGAATGAGCCGATTACAGGAAGTTCTATAGCGAAAGAAATGAATGTGACCAGGCAAGTTATTGTAGGGGATGTATCGCTTATCAAAGCTAGTGGGGAGCCAATTGTAGCAACAAGTCAAGGATATGTTTACTTAACAACAGTGCACCCTGAATCGGCATGTAAGCGGACGATTGTATGCCGGCATTCCGCGGAGCAGACGGAGGAAGAGCTGACGATCCTGGTAGATCACGGTGTGAAAATAGAAGATGTGGTGGTGGAGCACCCGGTTTATGGTGACTTGACAGCGCGGTTAAATATTTCGAGTCGCCGAGACATTCAGCGTTTTATTGAGCAAGTAAATTCGACGAACGCATCGTTTTTACTGGAACTAACAAGTGGGATCCATACACATACCATTTCAGCTGATCATATTGAGGCTTTAGATGATGTGGAAAAAGAACTTGCAGAAAAAGGAATTTTATTAGAATCTTAG
- the cls gene encoding cardiolipin synthase, producing MDFLPYVLSTTLVLNVILALAIIFLERRDASSTWAWLMVLLFIPIAGFFLYLIFGRKLSNKEIFTWDKKSRLGLLTAVQDQLRSIKEHTMKVHHEDIVQYEDLIYMHLKNNDALLTQNNEVEIFTDGQKKFHALIEDLEQAKDHIHLLYYIVRDDQLGQRIADVLVRKAEQNVEVKLLYDDMGSRKLSRKFVRRIEAAGGVVDSFFPPLIPKLNMKINFRNHRKLAIIDGKIGYIGGFNIGDEYLGYSKRFGYWRDTHIRLEGGAVSNMQTRFILDWNYASRDDIFYDERYFQAEAEGNVGVQIVSSGPDSDWEQIKNGYIKMIMSAKEYVYIQTPYFIPDDSLLDALRIAVLSGVDVRIMIPNKPDHPFVYWATYSNIGDLLKAGATVYIYQKGFLHAKTIVVDGNIASVGTANIDVRSFRLNFEVNAFLYHPNTAHVLAARFHEDIIDSTELTFNLYKNRSSWIKFKESVARLLSPIL from the coding sequence GTGGACTTTCTCCCTTATGTATTAAGTACAACTCTTGTTTTAAACGTCATTTTAGCCTTGGCTATTATCTTCCTTGAACGTCGGGATGCAAGTTCCACATGGGCTTGGTTAATGGTTCTCCTCTTTATTCCAATAGCAGGTTTTTTTCTATATTTAATTTTTGGACGTAAATTAAGTAATAAAGAGATTTTTACGTGGGATAAGAAAAGCCGCTTAGGCCTACTGACAGCTGTCCAAGATCAGCTGCGTTCCATTAAGGAACACACGATGAAGGTACACCATGAAGACATCGTCCAATATGAAGACTTGATCTATATGCATCTGAAAAATAATGATGCATTACTTACACAAAATAACGAGGTGGAAATTTTCACAGATGGTCAAAAGAAATTCCATGCGCTCATAGAAGATCTCGAACAGGCTAAAGACCATATCCACCTTCTGTATTATATTGTCCGGGACGACCAATTAGGTCAGCGAATAGCTGATGTGTTAGTTAGAAAGGCGGAGCAAAACGTTGAAGTGAAGCTCCTCTATGATGACATGGGTTCAAGAAAACTAAGCCGTAAATTCGTAAGGAGAATTGAAGCGGCTGGGGGAGTAGTTGACTCATTCTTTCCACCACTGATACCTAAGTTAAACATGAAAATTAACTTTCGTAATCACCGGAAATTAGCGATTATTGATGGAAAAATCGGCTACATCGGCGGCTTTAATATTGGTGATGAATACTTAGGCTACAGTAAACGCTTTGGTTATTGGCGTGATACACACATTCGTCTTGAAGGAGGGGCTGTAAGCAATATGCAGACCCGCTTTATCTTGGATTGGAATTATGCATCAAGGGATGACATTTTTTATGATGAACGTTATTTCCAAGCGGAAGCAGAAGGGAATGTTGGTGTTCAAATTGTTTCAAGCGGTCCCGATTCCGACTGGGAACAAATTAAGAATGGCTATATAAAAATGATCATGTCAGCAAAAGAGTATGTCTATATCCAGACACCTTACTTTATTCCTGACGATAGTTTATTAGATGCTCTACGAATCGCTGTTTTATCAGGTGTTGATGTACGGATTATGATTCCAAATAAACCGGATCATCCGTTCGTTTATTGGGCTACCTATTCTAACATTGGCGATCTATTAAAGGCAGGAGCGACCGTTTACATTTATCAAAAAGGCTTTCTTCACGCGAAAACGATCGTTGTCGACGGGAATATTGCTTCTGTTGGAACAGCCAACATTGATGTACGAAGTTTCCGGTTAAACTTTGAAGTGAATGCGTTTCTTTACCACCCCAATACTGCCCACGTATTGGCTGCTCGTTTTCATGAAGATATTATCGATTCGACTGAACTTACGTTTAATCTGTATAAAAACCGTTCGTCTTGGATTAAGTTTAAAGAATCCGTTGCCAGGCTTTTATCACCTATTTTATGA
- a CDS encoding cell wall hydrolase, protein MPRVKYTSSDVALMARMMRAEAVGEGKQGMLYVGNVVVNRAVADCLDFTDVRTIRDVIFQVQGGNFSFEAVQKGSLFYKGARSVEKRLARKNLKFWRQHPAKYALWYFNPYAPCPPTWYGEPLTGRYKNHCYYEPAAGTCASVY, encoded by the coding sequence ATGCCAAGAGTAAAATACACAAGTTCAGACGTAGCTTTAATGGCAAGGATGATGAGAGCGGAAGCCGTAGGTGAAGGAAAACAAGGAATGTTGTATGTGGGAAATGTAGTTGTTAACCGGGCTGTAGCGGATTGTTTAGATTTTACAGATGTAAGAACCATTCGAGATGTTATTTTTCAAGTACAAGGAGGAAATTTTTCTTTTGAAGCTGTTCAAAAGGGTAGTCTATTTTATAAAGGAGCGAGATCTGTTGAGAAAAGATTAGCAAGAAAGAATTTGAAGTTTTGGAGGCAACACCCGGCTAAATATGCTCTTTGGTATTTCAATCCATATGCTCCGTGTCCTCCAACATGGTACGGTGAACCTTTAACTGGTCGTTATAAAAATCATTGTTATTATGAACCAGCAGCTGGAACATGTGCCAGTGTTTATTGA